Proteins from a single region of Bradyrhizobium diazoefficiens:
- a CDS encoding transcriptional repressor, whose protein sequence is MTLAKPAFPTPDHDHGRCTADALAHAETVCEQRAQKFTPIRRQVLGALLSSHRPLGAYEVIDELAKSMSRPAPITVYRALDFLMANGLVHRIESRNAYLACAAHDHDSTSAVAFLICERCGLVGEIPSASFARELNAAARASGFAPKLSVVEITGVCTHCQKTS, encoded by the coding sequence ATGACCCTCGCAAAGCCGGCATTTCCGACGCCCGATCATGATCACGGCCGCTGCACCGCGGACGCGCTGGCGCATGCGGAGACGGTTTGCGAGCAGCGGGCACAGAAATTCACGCCGATCCGCCGTCAGGTGCTGGGGGCTTTGCTCTCCAGCCATCGGCCGCTCGGCGCTTATGAAGTGATTGACGAATTGGCAAAATCGATGTCGCGGCCGGCGCCGATCACGGTCTACCGCGCCCTCGATTTCTTGATGGCCAACGGCCTCGTGCACCGCATCGAGAGCCGCAACGCCTATCTCGCCTGCGCCGCCCATGACCACGATTCGACGTCGGCGGTGGCGTTCCTGATCTGCGAACGCTGCGGTCTCGTCGGCGAGATCCCGTCGGCGTCCTTCGCCAGAGAGCTCAACGCTGCGGCGCGCGCGTCGGGCTTCGCACCAAAGCTGTCCGTGGTGGAGATCACGGGCGTCTGCACCCATTGTCAGAAAACGTCTTGA
- a CDS encoding MarR family transcriptional regulator → MTRGSVDQNFLFTLGELYRLLRVYADKEASRFGITRAQWAVLSKVERSEGMKQSELAELLEMQPITLTRLIDKLCDSDWIERRSDASDRRVKRLYLKKAGRALLGKMSGLKSELTANALEGISPAEAHRLLVQLETIKENVRTAIQTSGAEQARKEQRYG, encoded by the coding sequence ATGACCCGCGGGTCGGTCGACCAGAACTTCCTGTTCACGCTCGGTGAGCTCTATCGCCTGCTGCGCGTCTATGCCGACAAGGAGGCCTCGCGCTTCGGCATCACCCGGGCGCAATGGGCGGTGCTGTCCAAGGTCGAGCGCAGCGAGGGCATGAAGCAGTCGGAACTCGCCGAACTGCTGGAGATGCAGCCGATCACGCTGACGCGGCTGATCGACAAGCTCTGCGACAGCGACTGGATCGAGCGCCGCAGCGACGCCTCGGACCGCCGCGTCAAGCGGCTGTATCTGAAGAAGGCCGGCCGTGCACTCCTGGGCAAAATGAGCGGCCTCAAATCCGAGCTGACCGCGAACGCCCTCGAAGGCATCAGCCCGGCAGAAGCCCACCGTCTCCTCGTCCAATTAGAAACCATCAAGGAAAACGTGCGTACCGCGATCCAGACATCCGGAGCGGAACAAGCACGTAAGGAGCAGCGCTATGGCTGA
- a CDS encoding HlyD family secretion protein, whose protein sequence is MADQVIKFQPEQKIDSGKPTKKAGTDPRRRITAGLRRYRRFLLMVVLPILAVIAGLTFYLNGGRYVGTDDAYVGAQKVLVTPDISGKIQKVVVKEGQSVKQGDELFDIDPVPFRLAVDEAKAQLMQAQSTYDNLRANIKIYGDMLDLAQQGVDLKKRDVERKQALVKNNYGSQLDLDNASNALVTAGAQAQFIKQQLSNAKTQLLGDPKLPLEQFPLYVQAKAKLEDAQRNLDHTVLRAPMDGVATQVDQIQLGRFVAAGTPVFSIIDVVHPWVDANPKESDLTYVTEGQPVTLEVDAFPNHVFKGKIGSLSPGTGAQFAILPPQNATGNFVKVVQRVPVRIYFDESDKYVKKLKAGMSVYATIDTGHQRSLAGLLGLSATASQDKD, encoded by the coding sequence ATGGCTGATCAGGTCATCAAGTTCCAGCCCGAGCAGAAAATCGACAGCGGCAAGCCCACCAAGAAGGCCGGCACCGATCCGCGCCGCCGCATTACTGCCGGCCTGCGGCGCTATCGCCGATTCCTGCTGATGGTAGTGCTGCCGATCCTGGCTGTCATCGCCGGCTTGACCTTCTATCTCAATGGCGGCCGCTATGTCGGCACTGACGACGCCTATGTCGGCGCGCAGAAGGTGCTGGTGACGCCTGACATCTCCGGCAAGATCCAGAAGGTCGTCGTGAAGGAAGGCCAGTCGGTCAAGCAGGGCGACGAACTGTTCGATATCGATCCCGTGCCGTTCCGCCTCGCGGTGGACGAGGCCAAGGCGCAGCTGATGCAGGCGCAGTCGACCTATGACAATTTGCGCGCCAACATAAAGATCTACGGCGACATGCTCGACCTCGCCCAGCAGGGCGTCGACCTGAAGAAGCGCGACGTCGAGCGCAAGCAGGCTCTGGTGAAGAACAATTACGGCTCGCAGCTCGACCTCGATAATGCCTCGAACGCGCTGGTGACCGCAGGGGCGCAGGCGCAGTTCATCAAGCAGCAGCTCTCCAACGCCAAGACGCAGTTGCTCGGCGACCCCAAGCTACCGCTGGAGCAATTCCCGCTTTACGTCCAAGCCAAGGCCAAGCTCGAGGACGCCCAGCGCAATCTCGACCACACTGTGCTGCGCGCGCCGATGGACGGCGTTGCGACACAGGTGGACCAGATCCAGCTCGGTCGCTTTGTCGCCGCCGGGACGCCTGTGTTCTCCATCATCGACGTCGTCCATCCCTGGGTCGATGCCAATCCGAAGGAGAGCGATCTCACCTACGTCACCGAAGGCCAGCCTGTGACGCTCGAGGTCGACGCGTTCCCGAACCATGTCTTCAAGGGCAAGATCGGCTCGCTCTCGCCCGGCACCGGCGCGCAATTCGCGATCCTGCCGCCGCAGAATGCCACCGGCAATTTCGTCAAGGTGGTGCAGCGCGTGCCCGTCAGGATCTATTTCGACGAGAGCGACAAATACGTGAAAAAGCTGAAGGCCGGCATGAGCGTCTATGCCACCATCGACACCGGCCACCAGCGCTCGCTCGCCGGCCTGCTCGGCCTGTCGGCCACAGCGAGTCAGGACAAGGACTGA
- the ispG gene encoding flavodoxin-dependent (E)-4-hydroxy-3-methylbut-2-enyl-diphosphate synthase, which yields MNKLENPLDSDIAGPAPRHRTTQVKVGDVAVGGGAPIVVQSMTNTDTADIDGTIAQVAALARAGSEMVRITVDREEAAAAVPHIRDGLAKRGITTPLIGDFHYIGHKLLAAYPACAEALAKYRINPGNVGFKDKRDTQFADIIEIANKNSKPVRIGANWGSLDQELLTRLMDENAASANPRDVRAVTREAMVQSALLSAARAEELGMPKDRIILSAKVSAVQDLIAVYQDLASRSDYAIHLGLTEAGMGTKGIVASSAALGILLQQGIGDTIRISLTPEPGGDRTREVQVGQELLQTMGFRTFVPLVAACPGCGRTTSTTFQELARSIQDFIRDEMPNWKSRYPGVEELNVAVMGCIVNGPGESKHANIGISLPGTGEAPAAPVFVDGKKFRTLRGPTISADFKALVIDYIDQRYGQGAKAPVTAAE from the coding sequence ATGAACAAGCTCGAAAACCCCCTCGATTCCGATATCGCAGGCCCGGCGCCGCGTCATCGCACCACCCAGGTCAAGGTCGGCGACGTTGCTGTCGGCGGCGGTGCGCCGATCGTCGTGCAGTCGATGACCAACACCGACACCGCCGACATTGACGGCACCATCGCCCAGGTCGCAGCGCTCGCGCGCGCCGGCTCCGAAATGGTCCGCATTACCGTCGACCGCGAGGAAGCTGCTGCTGCCGTCCCGCATATCCGCGACGGCCTCGCCAAGCGCGGCATCACCACGCCACTGATCGGCGACTTCCACTATATCGGCCACAAGCTGCTCGCGGCCTATCCGGCCTGCGCCGAAGCGCTGGCCAAATATCGCATCAATCCCGGCAATGTCGGCTTCAAGGACAAGCGCGACACCCAGTTCGCCGACATCATCGAGATCGCGAACAAGAACAGCAAGCCGGTTCGCATCGGCGCCAATTGGGGCTCGCTCGACCAGGAGCTGCTGACCAGGCTGATGGACGAGAACGCCGCCTCCGCCAATCCGCGCGACGTGCGCGCGGTGACGCGTGAAGCGATGGTGCAGTCCGCGCTGCTCTCGGCGGCGCGCGCCGAAGAGCTCGGCATGCCCAAGGATCGCATCATCCTCTCCGCCAAGGTCTCGGCGGTGCAGGATCTCATTGCGGTCTATCAGGATCTCGCGTCCCGCTCCGACTATGCCATCCATCTCGGCCTGACCGAAGCCGGCATGGGCACCAAGGGCATCGTGGCGTCGTCTGCGGCGCTCGGCATCCTCTTGCAGCAGGGCATCGGCGATACCATCCGTATCTCGCTGACGCCGGAGCCCGGCGGCGACCGCACCCGTGAGGTGCAGGTCGGCCAGGAGCTTCTGCAAACCATGGGCTTCCGCACCTTCGTGCCGCTGGTTGCGGCCTGCCCCGGCTGCGGTCGCACCACCTCGACCACGTTCCAGGAACTGGCCCGCTCGATCCAGGATTTCATCCGCGACGAGATGCCGAACTGGAAGAGCAGGTATCCCGGTGTCGAGGAGCTCAACGTCGCGGTGATGGGCTGCATCGTCAACGGCCCCGGCGAATCCAAGCACGCCAATATAGGCATCTCCTTGCCCGGCACCGGCGAGGCGCCGGCTGCGCCCGTCTTCGTCGACGGCAAGAAGTTCCGCACGCTGCGCGGGCCCACCATCTCCGCCGACTTCAAGGCGCTGGTTATCGACTACATCGACCAGCGCTACGGCCAGGGCGCCAAGGCGCCGGTGACCGCGGCGGAATGA
- a CDS encoding MDR family MFS transporter, with translation MSGPHAHLMVPGLRRNMVTICAMTATIMQALDTTIANVALPYMQGTLSASQDQINWVLTSYIVAAAIMTAPVGWIANRFGRKRIFIICSAGFTMASVLCGLAQDINQMVLFRLLQGVFGAALVPLSQSVMLDYYTLQERAKAMSIWGMGVMMGPIMGPSLGAWLTETYSWHWVFFVNLPFGAITVIGLIIFMDETRKDLSLKFDWFGFAALAIAIGALQLALDRGEQLDWFESAEIVTEFVVSGIAFYYFFAHSLTTSRPFIQFALFRDRNFLTGCIFMTVMGLVLYSTMALASPYLQNVIGYPIITAGGLLASRGFGTFFAMMMVGRIMRYIEARTLIIFGLTLTAASLFQMTGWTDQTQVPEIIIVSVVQGFGFGLVFVPLSTVAFLTLSNNLRTDGTSMLTLLRNVASSVGISIVIAQLTQGTRRTYAILSEYINPFNHALQMPDVSSVINLSTNAGRAMADRVVSVQAQIIAFAHDYMLVMIFILCTIPLALMIGSTKATLRKQAAGPEHAVLE, from the coding sequence ATGTCCGGTCCCCATGCCCATTTGATGGTCCCCGGCCTGCGCCGGAACATGGTGACGATCTGCGCCATGACGGCGACCATCATGCAGGCGCTGGACACCACCATCGCGAACGTCGCGCTGCCCTACATGCAGGGGACGCTGTCGGCCTCGCAGGATCAAATCAACTGGGTGCTGACCTCCTACATCGTCGCCGCCGCGATCATGACGGCCCCGGTGGGCTGGATCGCCAACCGCTTCGGCCGCAAGCGCATCTTCATCATCTGCTCGGCCGGCTTCACCATGGCCTCCGTGCTGTGCGGCCTTGCCCAGGACATCAACCAGATGGTGCTGTTCCGCCTGCTGCAAGGCGTGTTCGGCGCGGCGCTGGTGCCGCTGTCCCAATCGGTCATGCTCGACTATTACACGCTCCAGGAGCGCGCCAAGGCGATGTCGATCTGGGGCATGGGCGTGATGATGGGCCCGATCATGGGGCCCTCGCTGGGGGCCTGGCTGACCGAGACTTATTCCTGGCACTGGGTGTTCTTCGTCAATCTGCCGTTCGGCGCGATCACGGTCATCGGGCTCATCATCTTCATGGATGAGACCAGGAAGGATCTCAGCCTCAAGTTCGACTGGTTCGGCTTCGCCGCGCTGGCGATCGCGATCGGCGCGCTGCAGCTCGCCCTCGACCGCGGCGAGCAGCTCGACTGGTTCGAGTCCGCCGAGATCGTGACCGAGTTCGTCGTCTCGGGCATTGCCTTCTATTATTTCTTCGCCCACTCGCTCACGACCTCGCGTCCCTTCATCCAGTTCGCGCTGTTTCGCGATCGCAACTTCCTCACCGGCTGCATCTTCATGACGGTGATGGGCCTCGTGCTGTACTCGACCATGGCGCTGGCCTCGCCCTACCTGCAAAACGTGATCGGATATCCCATCATCACGGCCGGCGGCCTGCTCGCGAGCCGCGGCTTCGGCACCTTCTTCGCCATGATGATGGTCGGCCGCATCATGCGCTATATCGAGGCGCGCACCCTGATCATTTTCGGCCTGACGCTGACGGCGGCGTCGCTGTTCCAGATGACCGGCTGGACCGATCAGACCCAGGTGCCGGAGATCATCATCGTCAGCGTCGTCCAGGGCTTTGGTTTCGGCCTTGTCTTCGTCCCGCTCTCGACGGTGGCGTTCCTGACGCTTTCGAACAATCTACGCACCGACGGCACCTCGATGCTGACGCTGCTTCGCAACGTCGCGAGCTCGGTCGGCATCTCCATCGTCATCGCCCAGCTGACGCAGGGTACGCGCAGGACATATGCGATCCTCTCGGAGTACATCAATCCGTTCAACCACGCGCTGCAGATGCCCGACGTCAGCAGCGTGATCAATCTCTCCACCAACGCCGGCCGCGCCATGGCCGACCGCGTGGTCAGCGTGCAGGCGCAGATTATTGCGTTCGCGCACGACTATATGCTGGTGATGATCTTCATTCTCTGCACCATCCCGCTGGCACTGATGATCGGTTCCACCAAGGCGACGCTACGCAAGCAGGCGGCCGGGCCGGAACATGCGGTGCTGGAGTAA
- a CDS encoding DMT family transporter, with translation MSPSQAISSAARPLSAGAIALMLMLCLTWGFNQIAVKLVLPDIPPMLQAMIRSMGALPVLFLIGRFRGVKFFENDDTWKPGLIAGLMFGIEFVLIFQGLRLTSASRAVVFLYTAPFFVALGSYQMLGERLGGTQWLGLAVSFAGVALAIGVPQANVDSHVLLGDLMIVAGASLWAATTLVAKGTRLRFAAPEKALGYQVATSIPILGTAAWLSGESITHTPSPLSFALMAFQAIWVVGTTFTLWFALVKAYSASKLSAFTFITPLFGVVGSYFIVHDTLSLAFGAAAVLVIAGLFLVNRPSSSAAAPRDALLNVTKI, from the coding sequence ATGTCCCCATCTCAAGCCATATCGTCCGCCGCGCGCCCTCTCAGTGCCGGCGCCATCGCCTTGATGCTCATGCTGTGCCTGACCTGGGGGTTCAACCAGATTGCGGTGAAGCTGGTGCTGCCGGATATCCCGCCGATGCTTCAGGCGATGATCCGTTCGATGGGCGCGCTGCCGGTGCTGTTCCTCATCGGCAGGTTTCGCGGCGTCAAATTCTTCGAGAATGACGACACCTGGAAGCCCGGCCTGATTGCCGGGCTGATGTTCGGCATCGAATTCGTGCTGATCTTCCAGGGCCTGCGCCTGACTTCCGCCTCCCGCGCGGTGGTGTTCCTCTACACCGCGCCCTTCTTCGTTGCGCTCGGCTCCTATCAGATGCTCGGCGAGCGCCTTGGCGGCACGCAATGGCTCGGTCTGGCCGTGAGCTTTGCCGGTGTCGCACTCGCGATCGGCGTCCCGCAGGCCAATGTGGATTCGCACGTCCTGCTCGGCGACCTCATGATCGTTGCCGGCGCTTCGCTCTGGGCCGCGACCACGCTGGTCGCCAAGGGTACGCGGCTGCGCTTCGCCGCGCCGGAGAAGGCGCTGGGCTACCAGGTCGCCACCTCGATTCCGATCCTGGGTACGGCTGCCTGGCTGTCCGGGGAATCCATCACCCACACGCCATCGCCGCTGTCGTTCGCCCTGATGGCCTTCCAGGCGATCTGGGTGGTCGGAACCACGTTCACGCTTTGGTTCGCGCTGGTGAAGGCCTATTCGGCCAGCAAATTGTCGGCTTTTACCTTCATCACCCCTTTGTTTGGCGTGGTGGGTAGCTATTTCATCGTGCACGACACCTTGAGCCTGGCTTTCGGGGCGGCAGCCGTCCTTGTAATTGCTGGACTTTTTCTGGTTAACCGCCCCAGCTCATCAGCTGCGGCGCCGCGCGATGCATTGCTGAACGTCACCAAAATCTGA
- a CDS encoding TauD/TfdA family dioxygenase, whose translation MSSLAGKQGPRYRHMAEDGTPYETIAVEKLTPIIGAEISGVDIGKLVSDESRSNRQMDEIHRALAENLVIFFRDQHITPKQHLAFGRKFGELHVHPAAPHEDEDPALMKIYADRNSPRANGEGWHSDVSCDLEPPMGSILYIKQCPLRGGDTLFANMYAAYEALSDRMKAYLDGLTALHEGEPIYRGLYANYGVADRPSYPNAEHPVVRTHPVTGKKALYVNRGFTRHINGIPRDESDAMLAYLYQHAENPLFQCRFRWTENAIAFWDNRCTQHRAMWDYWPHTRSGTRVTVKGERPV comes from the coding sequence ATGAGCTCACTCGCCGGCAAGCAGGGTCCGCGTTATCGCCACATGGCCGAGGACGGCACGCCCTACGAAACCATCGCGGTCGAAAAACTCACGCCGATCATCGGCGCGGAAATATCCGGCGTCGATATCGGCAAGCTGGTCTCGGACGAATCCCGCTCCAACCGGCAGATGGACGAGATCCACCGCGCGCTTGCCGAAAACCTCGTGATCTTCTTCCGCGACCAGCACATCACGCCAAAGCAGCATCTGGCCTTCGGCCGCAAGTTCGGTGAGCTCCATGTCCATCCCGCCGCCCCGCACGAGGACGAAGACCCCGCGTTGATGAAGATCTACGCCGACAGGAACTCGCCGCGCGCCAACGGCGAAGGCTGGCACTCCGACGTCTCCTGCGACCTCGAGCCGCCGATGGGCTCGATTCTCTACATCAAGCAATGCCCGCTGCGTGGCGGCGATACGCTGTTCGCCAACATGTATGCGGCCTATGAGGCGCTGTCGGACCGCATGAAGGCCTATCTCGATGGCCTGACGGCTCTGCACGAAGGCGAGCCGATCTATCGCGGGCTCTACGCCAATTATGGCGTCGCCGATCGCCCATCCTATCCGAACGCCGAGCACCCTGTCGTGCGCACCCATCCCGTCACCGGCAAGAAGGCGCTCTACGTCAACCGCGGCTTCACCCGCCACATCAACGGCATCCCGCGCGACGAGAGCGATGCAATGCTGGCCTATCTCTACCAGCACGCCGAGAACCCGCTGTTCCAGTGCCGCTTCCGCTGGACCGAGAACGCCATCGCCTTCTGGGACAACCGCTGCACCCAGCACCGCGCG